A region from the Bos indicus isolate NIAB-ARS_2022 breed Sahiwal x Tharparkar chromosome 14, NIAB-ARS_B.indTharparkar_mat_pri_1.0, whole genome shotgun sequence genome encodes:
- the SLC52A2 gene encoding solute carrier family 52, riboflavin transporter, member 2 isoform X2: MAAPPLGRLVLTHLLVALFGMGSWAAVNGIWVELPVVVKNLPEGWSLPSYLCVLVALGNLGLLVVTMWKRLAPGKGERVPIQVVQALSVVGTALLAPLWPQVTTVAGQEHSVAFLALAFVLALACCASNVTFLPFLSRLPPPFLRSFFLGQGLSALLPCVLALVQGVGRLECPPTPTNGTPGPPLYFPERFPASTFFGILSTLLVISAAAFQGLLLLLPLPPSVPTGGPGPGLRVGTLGAEEEEEEEASPLQEPPSPAADATPSPEPVGPRLLSTHGAFLLGLLAVTNALTNGVLPAVQSYSCLPYGRLAYHLAVVLGSAANPLACFLAMGVLCRSLAGLGGLSLLGMFFGAYLMALAVLSPCPPLVGTSAGVVLVPATMFTLPGGVVDSVSGRVLVREGGCQLAPAWWGPAGVAGRWRGHPGEPGTAGRWRTQQAQSHGPSGDMDLAQDLCGICTIKHFYSVSWSQSQEQLLRCR, translated from the exons ATGGCAGCACCCCCGCTGGGCCGTCTGGTGTTGACCCACCTGCTCGTAGCCCTCTTTGGCATGGGCtcatgggctgcagtcaatggtaTCTGGGTGGAGCTCCCTGTGGTGGTGAAGAACCTACCCGAGG GTTGGAGTCTCCCCTCCTACCTCTGTGTGCTTGTGGCTCtggggaacctgggtctcctggtggTGACCATGTGGAAACGGCTGGCCCCGGGCAAGGGCGAGCGGGTCCCCATCCAGGTGGTGCAGGCACTGAGCGTGGTGGGCACGGCCCTGCTGGCCCCCTTGTGGCCGCAGGTGACCACAGTGGCGGGGCAGGAGCACTCTGTGGCCTTCCTGGCACTGGCCTTCGTGCTGGCGCTGGCCTGCTGTGCCTCTAACGTCACTTTCCTGCCTTTCCTGAGCCGCCTGCCACCTCCCTTCTTGCGGTCCTTCTTTCTGGGCCAAGGCCTCAGCGCTCTGCTACCCTGCGTGCTGGCTCTAGTGCAGGGTGTGGGCCGCCTCGAGTGCCCACCAACCCCCACCAATGGCACCCCTGGGCCCCCCCTCTACTTCCCAGAGCGTTTTCCTGCCAGCACCTTCTTTGGGATCTTGTCCACCCTATTGGTCATTTCAGCTGCCGCCTTTCAGGGTCTCCTGCTGCTGTTGCCACTGCCGCCGTCTGTACCCACGGGCGGCCCAGGGCCTGGCCTGCGGGTGGGAACCCTAGGagcggaggaggaggaagaggaagaggcctCGCCCCTGCAGGAACCCCCCAGCCCGGCGGCAGACGCCACCCCCAGCCCAGAACCTGTGGGCCCCAGGCTGCTCTCCACCCACGGTGCCTTCCTGCTGGGCCTGTTGGCCGTCACCAACGCTCTGACCAACGGCGTGCTGCCCGCTGTGCAGAGCTATTCCTGCTTGCCTTACGGGCGCCTCGCCTACCACTTGGCTGTGGTGCTGGGCAGTGCTGCCAACCCACTCGCCTGCTTTCTAGCCATGGGTGTTCTGTGCAG GTCCCTGGCAGGGCTGGGCGGTCTTTCTCTGCTGGGCATGTTCTTTGGGGCCTACCTGATGGCACTGGCAGTCCTGAGTCCCTGCCCACCCCTGGTGGGCACCTCTGCAGGGGTGGTCCTTGTG CCTGCTACTATGTTCACCCTCCCAGGTGGTGTCGTGGATTCTGTGTCTGGGCGTGTTCTCGTACGTGAAGGTGGCTGCCAGCTCGCTCCTGCATGGTGGGGGCCAGCCGGCGTTGCTGGCCGCTGGCGTGGCCATCCAG GCGAAcctggcactgcaggcaggtgGAGGACACAGCAGGCTCAGAGCCATGGCCCATCTGGAGACATGGACTTGGCCCAGGATTTGTGTGGGATTTGtacaataaagcatttttattccGTGAGTTGGAGTCAATCCCAGGAACAACTTTTACGGTGCAGATAG
- the SLC52A2 gene encoding solute carrier family 52, riboflavin transporter, member 2 isoform X1 — MAAPPLGRLVLTHLLVALFGMGSWAAVNGIWVELPVVVKNLPEGWSLPSYLCVLVALGNLGLLVVTMWKRLAPGKGERVPIQVVQALSVVGTALLAPLWPQVTTVAGQEHSVAFLALAFVLALACCASNVTFLPFLSRLPPPFLRSFFLGQGLSALLPCVLALVQGVGRLECPPTPTNGTPGPPLYFPERFPASTFFGILSTLLVISAAAFQGLLLLLPLPPSVPTGGPGPGLRVGTLGAEEEEEEEASPLQEPPSPAADATPSPEPVGPRLLSTHGAFLLGLLAVTNALTNGVLPAVQSYSCLPYGRLAYHLAVVLGSAANPLACFLAMGVLCRSLAGLGGLSLLGMFFGAYLMALAVLSPCPPLVGTSAGVVLVPATMFTLPGGVVDSVSGRVLVREGGCQLAPAWWGPAGVAGRWRGHPGGLPARRRGHVPSHQHLPSVPQREGLRGPLWPLSLVLGGTLLPPPVFRVPQRLPVHCLERPTSHAACSRTVAHSTGEPGTAGRWRTQQAQSHGPSGDMDLAQDLCGICTIKHFYSVSWSQSQEQLLRCR; from the exons ATGGCAGCACCCCCGCTGGGCCGTCTGGTGTTGACCCACCTGCTCGTAGCCCTCTTTGGCATGGGCtcatgggctgcagtcaatggtaTCTGGGTGGAGCTCCCTGTGGTGGTGAAGAACCTACCCGAGG GTTGGAGTCTCCCCTCCTACCTCTGTGTGCTTGTGGCTCtggggaacctgggtctcctggtggTGACCATGTGGAAACGGCTGGCCCCGGGCAAGGGCGAGCGGGTCCCCATCCAGGTGGTGCAGGCACTGAGCGTGGTGGGCACGGCCCTGCTGGCCCCCTTGTGGCCGCAGGTGACCACAGTGGCGGGGCAGGAGCACTCTGTGGCCTTCCTGGCACTGGCCTTCGTGCTGGCGCTGGCCTGCTGTGCCTCTAACGTCACTTTCCTGCCTTTCCTGAGCCGCCTGCCACCTCCCTTCTTGCGGTCCTTCTTTCTGGGCCAAGGCCTCAGCGCTCTGCTACCCTGCGTGCTGGCTCTAGTGCAGGGTGTGGGCCGCCTCGAGTGCCCACCAACCCCCACCAATGGCACCCCTGGGCCCCCCCTCTACTTCCCAGAGCGTTTTCCTGCCAGCACCTTCTTTGGGATCTTGTCCACCCTATTGGTCATTTCAGCTGCCGCCTTTCAGGGTCTCCTGCTGCTGTTGCCACTGCCGCCGTCTGTACCCACGGGCGGCCCAGGGCCTGGCCTGCGGGTGGGAACCCTAGGagcggaggaggaggaagaggaagaggcctCGCCCCTGCAGGAACCCCCCAGCCCGGCGGCAGACGCCACCCCCAGCCCAGAACCTGTGGGCCCCAGGCTGCTCTCCACCCACGGTGCCTTCCTGCTGGGCCTGTTGGCCGTCACCAACGCTCTGACCAACGGCGTGCTGCCCGCTGTGCAGAGCTATTCCTGCTTGCCTTACGGGCGCCTCGCCTACCACTTGGCTGTGGTGCTGGGCAGTGCTGCCAACCCACTCGCCTGCTTTCTAGCCATGGGTGTTCTGTGCAG GTCCCTGGCAGGGCTGGGCGGTCTTTCTCTGCTGGGCATGTTCTTTGGGGCCTACCTGATGGCACTGGCAGTCCTGAGTCCCTGCCCACCCCTGGTGGGCACCTCTGCAGGGGTGGTCCTTGTG CCTGCTACTATGTTCACCCTCCCAGGTGGTGTCGTGGATTCTGTGTCTGGGCGTGTTCTCGTACGTGAAGGTGGCTGCCAGCTCGCTCCTGCATGGTGGGGGCCAGCCGGCGTTGCTGGCCGCTGGCGTGGCCATCCAGGTGGGCTCCCTGCTCGGCGCCGTGGCCATGTTCCCTCCCACCAGCATCTACCAAGTGTTCCACAGCGGGAAGGACTGCGTGGACCCCTGTGGCCCCTAAGCCTAGTGTTGGGGGGGACTCTGCTCCCCCCACCTGTCTTCAGGGTGCCACAGAGACTGCCTGTCCACTGCCTGGAGAGGCCCACCTCACATGCGGCCTGCTCACGGACAGTTGCACACTCCACAGGCGAAcctggcactgcaggcaggtgGAGGACACAGCAGGCTCAGAGCCATGGCCCATCTGGAGACATGGACTTGGCCCAGGATTTGTGTGGGATTTGtacaataaagcatttttattccGTGAGTTGGAGTCAATCCCAGGAACAACTTTTACGGTGCAGATAG
- the SLC52A2 gene encoding solute carrier family 52, riboflavin transporter, member 2 isoform X5, which translates to MAAPPLGRLVLTHLLVALFGMGSWAAVNGIWVELPVVVKNLPEGWSLPSYLCVLVALGNLGLLVVTMWKRLAPGKGERVPIQGLLLLLPLPPSVPTGGPGPGLRVGTLGAEEEEEEEASPLQEPPSPAADATPSPEPVGPRLLSTHGAFLLGLLAVTNALTNGVLPAVQSYSCLPYGRLAYHLAVVLGSAANPLACFLAMGVLCRSLAGLGGLSLLGMFFGAYLMALAVLSPCPPLVGTSAGVVLVPATMFTLPGGVVDSVSGRVLVREGGCQLAPAWWGPAGVAGRWRGHPGGLPARRRGHVPSHQHLPSVPQREGLRGPLWPLSLVLGGTLLPPPVFRVPQRLPVHCLERPTSHAACSRTVAHSTGEPGTAGRWRTQQAQSHGPSGDMDLAQDLCGICTIKHFYSVSWSQSQEQLLRCR; encoded by the exons ATGGCAGCACCCCCGCTGGGCCGTCTGGTGTTGACCCACCTGCTCGTAGCCCTCTTTGGCATGGGCtcatgggctgcagtcaatggtaTCTGGGTGGAGCTCCCTGTGGTGGTGAAGAACCTACCCGAGG GTTGGAGTCTCCCCTCCTACCTCTGTGTGCTTGTGGCTCtggggaacctgggtctcctggtggTGACCATGTGGAAACGGCTGGCCCCGGGCAAGGGCGAGCGGGTCCCCATCCAG GGTCTCCTGCTGCTGTTGCCACTGCCGCCGTCTGTACCCACGGGCGGCCCAGGGCCTGGCCTGCGGGTGGGAACCCTAGGagcggaggaggaggaagaggaagaggcctCGCCCCTGCAGGAACCCCCCAGCCCGGCGGCAGACGCCACCCCCAGCCCAGAACCTGTGGGCCCCAGGCTGCTCTCCACCCACGGTGCCTTCCTGCTGGGCCTGTTGGCCGTCACCAACGCTCTGACCAACGGCGTGCTGCCCGCTGTGCAGAGCTATTCCTGCTTGCCTTACGGGCGCCTCGCCTACCACTTGGCTGTGGTGCTGGGCAGTGCTGCCAACCCACTCGCCTGCTTTCTAGCCATGGGTGTTCTGTGCAG GTCCCTGGCAGGGCTGGGCGGTCTTTCTCTGCTGGGCATGTTCTTTGGGGCCTACCTGATGGCACTGGCAGTCCTGAGTCCCTGCCCACCCCTGGTGGGCACCTCTGCAGGGGTGGTCCTTGTG CCTGCTACTATGTTCACCCTCCCAGGTGGTGTCGTGGATTCTGTGTCTGGGCGTGTTCTCGTACGTGAAGGTGGCTGCCAGCTCGCTCCTGCATGGTGGGGGCCAGCCGGCGTTGCTGGCCGCTGGCGTGGCCATCCAGGTGGGCTCCCTGCTCGGCGCCGTGGCCATGTTCCCTCCCACCAGCATCTACCAAGTGTTCCACAGCGGGAAGGACTGCGTGGACCCCTGTGGCCCCTAAGCCTAGTGTTGGGGGGGACTCTGCTCCCCCCACCTGTCTTCAGGGTGCCACAGAGACTGCCTGTCCACTGCCTGGAGAGGCCCACCTCACATGCGGCCTGCTCACGGACAGTTGCACACTCCACAGGCGAAcctggcactgcaggcaggtgGAGGACACAGCAGGCTCAGAGCCATGGCCCATCTGGAGACATGGACTTGGCCCAGGATTTGTGTGGGATTTGtacaataaagcatttttattccGTGAGTTGGAGTCAATCCCAGGAACAACTTTTACGGTGCAGATAG
- the SLC52A2 gene encoding solute carrier family 52, riboflavin transporter, member 2 isoform X6, whose product MAAPPLGRLVLTHLLVALFGMGSWAAVNGIWVELPVVVKNLPEGSPAAVATAAVCTHGRPRAWPAGGNPRSGGGGRGRGLAPAGTPQPGGRRHPQPRTCGPQAALHPRCLPAGPVGRHQRSDQRRAARCAELFLLALRAPRLPLGCGAGQCCQPTRLLSSHGCSVQVPGRAGRSFSAGHVLWGLPDGTGSPESLPTPGGHLCRGGPCGGVVDSVSGRVLVREGGCQLAPAWWGPAGVAGRWRGHPGGLPARRRGHVPSHQHLPSVPQREGLRGPLWPLSLVLGGTLLPPPVFRVPQRLPVHCLERPTSHAACSRTVAHSTGEPGTAGRWRTQQAQSHGPSGDMDLAQDLCGICTIKHFYSVSWSQSQEQLLRCR is encoded by the exons ATGGCAGCACCCCCGCTGGGCCGTCTGGTGTTGACCCACCTGCTCGTAGCCCTCTTTGGCATGGGCtcatgggctgcagtcaatggtaTCTGGGTGGAGCTCCCTGTGGTGGTGAAGAACCTACCCGAGG GGTCTCCTGCTGCTGTTGCCACTGCCGCCGTCTGTACCCACGGGCGGCCCAGGGCCTGGCCTGCGGGTGGGAACCCTAGGagcggaggaggaggaagaggaagaggcctCGCCCCTGCAGGAACCCCCCAGCCCGGCGGCAGACGCCACCCCCAGCCCAGAACCTGTGGGCCCCAGGCTGCTCTCCACCCACGGTGCCTTCCTGCTGGGCCTGTTGGCCGTCACCAACGCTCTGACCAACGGCGTGCTGCCCGCTGTGCAGAGCTATTCCTGCTTGCCTTACGGGCGCCTCGCCTACCACTTGGCTGTGGTGCTGGGCAGTGCTGCCAACCCACTCGCCTGCTTTCTAGCCATGGGTGTTCTGTGCAG GTCCCTGGCAGGGCTGGGCGGTCTTTCTCTGCTGGGCATGTTCTTTGGGGCCTACCTGATGGCACTGGCAGTCCTGAGTCCCTGCCCACCCCTGGTGGGCACCTCTGCAGGGGTGGTCCTTGTG GTGGTGTCGTGGATTCTGTGTCTGGGCGTGTTCTCGTACGTGAAGGTGGCTGCCAGCTCGCTCCTGCATGGTGGGGGCCAGCCGGCGTTGCTGGCCGCTGGCGTGGCCATCCAGGTGGGCTCCCTGCTCGGCGCCGTGGCCATGTTCCCTCCCACCAGCATCTACCAAGTGTTCCACAGCGGGAAGGACTGCGTGGACCCCTGTGGCCCCTAAGCCTAGTGTTGGGGGGGACTCTGCTCCCCCCACCTGTCTTCAGGGTGCCACAGAGACTGCCTGTCCACTGCCTGGAGAGGCCCACCTCACATGCGGCCTGCTCACGGACAGTTGCACACTCCACAGGCGAAcctggcactgcaggcaggtgGAGGACACAGCAGGCTCAGAGCCATGGCCCATCTGGAGACATGGACTTGGCCCAGGATTTGTGTGGGATTTGtacaataaagcatttttattccGTGAGTTGGAGTCAATCCCAGGAACAACTTTTACGGTGCAGATAG
- the SLC52A2 gene encoding solute carrier family 52, riboflavin transporter, member 2 isoform X3, whose translation MAAPPLGRLVLTHLLVALFGMGSWAAVNGIWVELPVVVKNLPEGWSLPSYLCVLVALGNLGLLVVTMWKRLAPGKGERVPIQVVQALSVVGTALLAPLWPQVTTVAGQEHSVAFLALAFVLALACCASNVTFLPFLSRLPPPFLRSFFLGQGLSALLPCVLALVQGVGRLECPPTPTNGTPGPPLYFPERFPASTFFGILSTLLVISAAAFQGLLLLLPLPPSVPTGGPGPGLRVGTLGAEEEEEEEASPLQEPPSPAADATPSPEPVGPRLLSTHGAFLLGLLAVTNALTNGVLPAVQSYSCLPYGRLAYHLAVVLGSAANPLACFLAMGVLCRSLAGLGGLSLLGMFFGAYLMALAVLSPCPPLVGTSAGVVLVVVSWILCLGVFSYVKVAASSLLHGGGQPALLAAGVAIQANLALQAGGGHSRLRAMAHLETWTWPRICVGFVQ comes from the exons ATGGCAGCACCCCCGCTGGGCCGTCTGGTGTTGACCCACCTGCTCGTAGCCCTCTTTGGCATGGGCtcatgggctgcagtcaatggtaTCTGGGTGGAGCTCCCTGTGGTGGTGAAGAACCTACCCGAGG GTTGGAGTCTCCCCTCCTACCTCTGTGTGCTTGTGGCTCtggggaacctgggtctcctggtggTGACCATGTGGAAACGGCTGGCCCCGGGCAAGGGCGAGCGGGTCCCCATCCAGGTGGTGCAGGCACTGAGCGTGGTGGGCACGGCCCTGCTGGCCCCCTTGTGGCCGCAGGTGACCACAGTGGCGGGGCAGGAGCACTCTGTGGCCTTCCTGGCACTGGCCTTCGTGCTGGCGCTGGCCTGCTGTGCCTCTAACGTCACTTTCCTGCCTTTCCTGAGCCGCCTGCCACCTCCCTTCTTGCGGTCCTTCTTTCTGGGCCAAGGCCTCAGCGCTCTGCTACCCTGCGTGCTGGCTCTAGTGCAGGGTGTGGGCCGCCTCGAGTGCCCACCAACCCCCACCAATGGCACCCCTGGGCCCCCCCTCTACTTCCCAGAGCGTTTTCCTGCCAGCACCTTCTTTGGGATCTTGTCCACCCTATTGGTCATTTCAGCTGCCGCCTTTCAGGGTCTCCTGCTGCTGTTGCCACTGCCGCCGTCTGTACCCACGGGCGGCCCAGGGCCTGGCCTGCGGGTGGGAACCCTAGGagcggaggaggaggaagaggaagaggcctCGCCCCTGCAGGAACCCCCCAGCCCGGCGGCAGACGCCACCCCCAGCCCAGAACCTGTGGGCCCCAGGCTGCTCTCCACCCACGGTGCCTTCCTGCTGGGCCTGTTGGCCGTCACCAACGCTCTGACCAACGGCGTGCTGCCCGCTGTGCAGAGCTATTCCTGCTTGCCTTACGGGCGCCTCGCCTACCACTTGGCTGTGGTGCTGGGCAGTGCTGCCAACCCACTCGCCTGCTTTCTAGCCATGGGTGTTCTGTGCAG GTCCCTGGCAGGGCTGGGCGGTCTTTCTCTGCTGGGCATGTTCTTTGGGGCCTACCTGATGGCACTGGCAGTCCTGAGTCCCTGCCCACCCCTGGTGGGCACCTCTGCAGGGGTGGTCCTTGTG GTGGTGTCGTGGATTCTGTGTCTGGGCGTGTTCTCGTACGTGAAGGTGGCTGCCAGCTCGCTCCTGCATGGTGGGGGCCAGCCGGCGTTGCTGGCCGCTGGCGTGGCCATCCAG GCGAAcctggcactgcaggcaggtgGAGGACACAGCAGGCTCAGAGCCATGGCCCATCTGGAGACATGGACTTGGCCCAGGATTTGTGTGGGATTTGtacaataa
- the SLC52A2 gene encoding solute carrier family 52, riboflavin transporter, member 2 isoform X4, which yields MAAPPLGRLVLTHLLVALFGMGSWAAVNGIWVELPVVVKNLPEGWSLPSYLCVLVALGNLGLLVVTMWKRLAPGKGERVPIQVVQALSVVGTALLAPLWPQVTTVAGQEHSVAFLALAFVLALACCASNVTFLPFLSRLPPPFLRSFFLGQGLSALLPCVLALVQGVGRLECPPTPTNGTPGPPLYFPERFPASTFFGILSTLLVISAAAFQGLLLLLPLPPSVPTGGPGPGLRVGTLGAEEEEEEEASPLQEPPSPAADATPSPEPVGPRLLSTHGAFLLGLLAVTNALTNGVLPAVQSYSCLPYGRLAYHLAVVLGSAANPLACFLAMGVLCRSLAGLGGLSLLGMFFGAYLMALAVLSPCPPLVGTSAGVVLVVVSWILCLGVFSYVKVAASSLLHGGGQPALLAAGVAIQVGSLLGAVAMFPPTSIYQVFHSGKDCVDPCGP from the exons ATGGCAGCACCCCCGCTGGGCCGTCTGGTGTTGACCCACCTGCTCGTAGCCCTCTTTGGCATGGGCtcatgggctgcagtcaatggtaTCTGGGTGGAGCTCCCTGTGGTGGTGAAGAACCTACCCGAGG GTTGGAGTCTCCCCTCCTACCTCTGTGTGCTTGTGGCTCtggggaacctgggtctcctggtggTGACCATGTGGAAACGGCTGGCCCCGGGCAAGGGCGAGCGGGTCCCCATCCAGGTGGTGCAGGCACTGAGCGTGGTGGGCACGGCCCTGCTGGCCCCCTTGTGGCCGCAGGTGACCACAGTGGCGGGGCAGGAGCACTCTGTGGCCTTCCTGGCACTGGCCTTCGTGCTGGCGCTGGCCTGCTGTGCCTCTAACGTCACTTTCCTGCCTTTCCTGAGCCGCCTGCCACCTCCCTTCTTGCGGTCCTTCTTTCTGGGCCAAGGCCTCAGCGCTCTGCTACCCTGCGTGCTGGCTCTAGTGCAGGGTGTGGGCCGCCTCGAGTGCCCACCAACCCCCACCAATGGCACCCCTGGGCCCCCCCTCTACTTCCCAGAGCGTTTTCCTGCCAGCACCTTCTTTGGGATCTTGTCCACCCTATTGGTCATTTCAGCTGCCGCCTTTCAGGGTCTCCTGCTGCTGTTGCCACTGCCGCCGTCTGTACCCACGGGCGGCCCAGGGCCTGGCCTGCGGGTGGGAACCCTAGGagcggaggaggaggaagaggaagaggcctCGCCCCTGCAGGAACCCCCCAGCCCGGCGGCAGACGCCACCCCCAGCCCAGAACCTGTGGGCCCCAGGCTGCTCTCCACCCACGGTGCCTTCCTGCTGGGCCTGTTGGCCGTCACCAACGCTCTGACCAACGGCGTGCTGCCCGCTGTGCAGAGCTATTCCTGCTTGCCTTACGGGCGCCTCGCCTACCACTTGGCTGTGGTGCTGGGCAGTGCTGCCAACCCACTCGCCTGCTTTCTAGCCATGGGTGTTCTGTGCAG GTCCCTGGCAGGGCTGGGCGGTCTTTCTCTGCTGGGCATGTTCTTTGGGGCCTACCTGATGGCACTGGCAGTCCTGAGTCCCTGCCCACCCCTGGTGGGCACCTCTGCAGGGGTGGTCCTTGTG GTGGTGTCGTGGATTCTGTGTCTGGGCGTGTTCTCGTACGTGAAGGTGGCTGCCAGCTCGCTCCTGCATGGTGGGGGCCAGCCGGCGTTGCTGGCCGCTGGCGTGGCCATCCAGGTGGGCTCCCTGCTCGGCGCCGTGGCCATGTTCCCTCCCACCAGCATCTACCAAGTGTTCCACAGCGGGAAGGACTGCGTGGACCCCTGTGGCCCCTAA